DNA from Methylobacterium currus:
ACGGGACGCGACCGCGTCTCGGGATCCTGCTTCCGTCCTCGGTTTCAAAATACTCTGGTGGTGTTCTTTCAGAGGTGTCCGTGCGCGGGTGCGGATACGACATCGCTTCCTCCGCCGCGCCCGGCGGCGTGGTGCCGTCCCGCCATCGTGCCCTATATCGGGGCTCGGCGCGGGACCCGGTCCGGTGCCCCGCCGCGCGCGGACGGCCGCGCCTCCGCCTTCTAAGGCGACCCGCCCCCCTTCTCCCGATCCCGCATGATCCCCTCCGCCGATCCGTCCCAGGTCGATTCGACCGCCCACATCATCCAGGTGGCCCTGACGCCGGTCTTCCTGCTCTCCGGCATCGCGACGCTGCTCAACGTCTTCTCGACCCGCCATGCCCGCATCGCCGACCAGGTCGAGACGCTCTCCGACCGCGTCGCCGAGCGGCCCGGCGACCAGGCCCGGCTCCGGGACCTGCGCCGGCGCAGCCTCGCCCTCGACGTGGCGGTGGTGATCGCGGCACTGGGCGGCGTGGCGATCTGCGGCGCGGTGCTGACCCTGTTCCTCGGCACCCTGCGGGACGCCGCGGTGGCGAGCGTGCTGTTCTTCCTGTTCGGCACCGCGATCGTCTGCACGCTCGCCTCGCTCACCGCCTTCGCGATCGAGATGATGCTGGCGAGCCGCACGGTGCGCACCGAGGTGGACGAGCAGCAGCAAGAGGAGTCCCAGGAGCGCACGACGGGGAGCGCGGCGCGCTGAAAGGCGCGGAACCGTCGCGGACGAGCCCTGTTCCCCCGAGGAACCTCCAACCCCGGAGCCCGCCATGCCGACCGAACTCCCGCAAGATCGCGCCTCGCCTCAAGATCGCGCTTCGAAGGAACGGGCCCTGCGCGAGCCCGGCACGATGGAGCTCGACCCGTCCGGCGACGGCATCGCCCTCGACGAGACCCGCCGGCTGATCGCCTCGAACAAGGTCGAGGGCACCGCCGTCTACGACCGCAAGGGCGAGCATCTCGGCAGCGTCTACAACTTCATGGTCGACAAGGTCACCGGCCAGGTCGCCTACGCGGTCCTGTCCTTCGGCGGCTTCCTCGGCTTCGGCGAGAGCTACCATCCGGTGCCCTGGAAGGCCCTGACCTACGACGTGCGGCTCGGCGGCTACGTCGTCGACCTCGACGCCGACACCCTGGCCGGCGCACCGCGCCACGGCCCGGACGAGGATCCGTTCACGGACCCCTCCTATGGCGGGCGCCTCGACGATTATTACGGCGGCCGCGCCCCGACGATCTGAGGCGGCCGTGACCGAGGCGGGACAGGACAGGCAGGAGGGAAGGCGGCAGGCGCCGACCGCGCCGGCAGCGCCCGAAGGCGAGGTCGCCCGCGGGGCGGGATTCGCGGTGGCGCCCGGCACCGCCAAGCGCCCCGGCGTGCTGGTGGCGATGCCGTTCGACCGCGCCCTGCTGGCCCGCTTCAAGGAGAATTTTCCGACTGCCCGCTGGCGGCGCAAGCTCCGGCGCTGGTTCGTGCCCGGCACCACCGCCGAGCAGCGGGCCGATGCCTGGATCGCCCGGGAGATCTCAGGCCTCGACGCCTACGGCGACGACAAGGGCCGCGACGCCTATGCCTTCGAGCCGCTCGAGAGCCCCTATCTCGCGGCCGAGGCCGAGGCGCTTCTGGTCCGCACGCCCTATTCGCGCATCGTCGTCGACACGCTGCGCACCATCCCGTTCGCCGCCTGGGCACCGGAGATCCGGGCCTGGCGGGTGCCCTGGCGCTCCTACGAGGCGCTGAAGGACGCCTGGCCGGTGATCGCGGCGGCGGCGACCGCGAGCGAGCCGGCGGCGCGGCGCGCCCGGCGCGAGGCCGCCCGCGACCCCGCGGCGGAAGCGGAGCGCCGGCGCCGGCGCCATCCGGTGCCGCGGGGCGATCCCCCGCCGCTCGGCGCCGCCGTCGAGGCGGCGGAGGCGGGGGTGGTGGTGTTCGAGGCCCTGGACGACGCCCCCCTCGCCGAGACCGAGGCGCTGGCCCATTATCCGACGATCACCGCGCCGGGGCCGCTGGTCTGGGGCTGGTGGCGGATGCCGACCTTCGGCGAGCTCGCCGAGACGGTGCCGGCGGCGGCGCCCGACGCAGCCGGCCGCGGCTGGTGGCCGGCGACCCGCGCCGGCCTGGAGGAGCGCCTGCGGCGCCTGCGCGAAGCCGCGCGGGCGCAGGAGACCCGGGCCGCGAAGGCGCGCGCGAAGCAGGCCGCTGCGGAGCCCGAAGCCCGTTAGGCCGGGGCCCTGCTAGAACTTCCCGCCGAGTCCGACCGAGCCGCCCGAGCCGATGGTGGGCGAGAGGCTGCTGCCGCCGCTACCGCCGGCGCCGCCCTCGCCCTCGATCTCCTCGCGGCGGATGCGCCGGGACGGGGCGCTCAGGGTGTCGCCGCTCGCGCGGGAGTTCGTCGGGACGTTGAGGCGGCGGGTCGGCTCGGTCGCCGCCTGGGCGAGGTCGCCGCTGCTGCGGGCCGGCAGCTTCACGTCGCCGCGCAAGGAAGGCGGCGGCCCGACATCGCCCGCCGGGAGCACGCCGCCGACCTGGCCGAGAGGATTGCTGATGCAGCCGCCCGCGAGCGCGGCCACGGCCGCGACGAGGCAGGCTCTGGACAGGACGGACATCGACACTTCCCGGGTTCCTCAGGGACCGTCCCGCCGGCCGGCGGGGAACGGCGTTGACGAACCTCTAACGGTCGCGCCGCCCGAAGGCCAGCCGCGCCGCTCAGGCCGCGCGGAACCCCGGCGCTTTGCATGGCTTTCGTGCTCGGCTGCAACAGGAGAGTCCCGCCATGATCCGCCACCTGATCTTCGACATCGACGGGACCCTGCTCGACAGCGTCGACCTGCACGCCAAGGCCTGGGCGGAGGCCTTCGCGGCCTTCGGGATCACGGTCCCGGCGGACGAGGTCCGTAGCCAGATCGGCAAGGGCGGCGACCAGCTGATGCCGGTCTTCGTGCCGAAGGAGCGCCTGGAGCGCGAGGGCAAGCAAATCGAAAAATTCCGCTCCGGGCTGTTCACGGAGAAATACCTGCCGAAGGTGAAGCCGTTTCCGGGCGTGCGGGCCCTGTTCGAGCGGTTGAAGGCGGAAGGCCACGTCCTGGCGCTCGCCTCCTCCGGCAAGGCCGAGGAGGTGGAGCGCTACCAGGAGATCGCCGGCATCCGCGACCTCGTCGACGTGGCGACCAATTCCGACGAGGCCGAGCGTTCGAAGCCGCATCCGGACATCTTCGAGGCGGCGCTCGACAAGCTCGGCCGGCCGTCCCGGGGCCAGGCGATCGTGATCGGCGATTCGCCCTACGACGCGCAAGCCGCGGTGAAGGCCGGGCTGCCGGTGATCGGGGTCCTGTGCGGCGGCTTCCCGGAGGCGCAGTTGAGCGAGGCCGGCTGCACCGCCATCTACCGCGACCCGCAGGACCTGCTCGACGGCTACGACGCCTCGCCCCTGCGGCGCGGGCTGCCGTGACGGAGCGGGGCGGCACCATCTTGCCGGATGGGCGCATCTTGCCGGATGGAAATGGGCGTGCCAATCGTGCGGCGCCATGCCGACAGGATCGCGCCCATTGCCCGGCCCGCGCCGCCCCGCCGCCCTGCTCCTGGCCGTCGCTCTGCCGCTGGCCGTCGCGCTGCCGACGGCCGTCCGCGCGCAGCAGCCGGCGGGCCCTCCGAGCGCCGACGCGTCGGATTTCGCCCGCCTCGAGGCGGCCCAGAACGCCGCCAATGCCGCGCCCGGCCCGCGCACCGTGCCGGGCCGGCGCATCCCGGTGCCGGGCACGGTGAGCCCCGAATTCCAGGCGGTGATCGCGGCGCCCTACAAGACGCCGGCCTGGAACGCCGATCCGGACAACGCGGCGGAGTGGAAAGCGCTGGTCGCCAAGCTCGCGGCCCAGACCGCGGCGCCGCTCCCGGCCCTGCGCGAGCGCCTCGGCGTGGTCTCGACCCCGGAGGTGATCGGCGGCGTCAAGGCCTGGATCATCGCCCCGAAGGTGGTGCCCGAGCGCAACCGGCACCGGCTGCTGATCCACATCCACGGCGGCGGCTACGTCTACAACCCGGGCGAGGCCGGCACCCTCGAGGCGGTGCTGATGGCGGCCTTCGGCGGCTTCACGGTGATCTCGTTCGATTACCGCATGCCGCCGGACGCGCCCTACCCGGCGGCGATGGACGACGCCATGGCGGTGTGGAAGGCGGCGCTCGCCCTGCAGCCGGCCGGGAACATGGCGGTGTTCGGCACCTCGACCGGCGGCGGCATGACGCTGGCGCTGATGCTGCGGGCCAAGCGTGAGGGGGTCGCGCTCCCGGCCGCCATCGCCCCCGGCACGCCCTGGTCCGACCTGACCGAGACCGGCGACAGCTACAAGGCCAACGAGTGGCTGGACAACGTCCTGGTCTCCTATGACGGCGTCCTGACCCGGGCGGCGAAGCTCTACGCCGCCGGCCACGACCTGCGCGACCCCCAGCTCTCGCCGATCTACGGCGACCTGCGCGGCCTGCCGCCCACCATCCTGACCACCGGCACCCGCGACCTGTTCCTCTCCAACACCGTGCGCACCCACCGCAAGCTGCGCCAGGCCGGGGTCGAGGCCTCGCTCCAGGTGTTCGAGGGAATGAGCCACGCCCAGTACCTGTTCGATCCGGATGCGCCGGAGACCCGCGAGGTCTTCACCGAGATCGCCGGGTTCCTCGACAAGCACCTCGGCACGGCGGCCAAGACGCCGTGACGGCCTGACGGCGGAAGGACCGCTGCCGGCGGTCCCTCCGCGTCCCGGATCCCGCTCGCTTCAGGTCAGGCCGCCCGGACGGTGGCGAGGAAGCGGTCGACCTCGGCGGAGAGGTGCTCGGACTGGCGCGACAGCGCGGAGGCCGCCGCGAGCACCTGGCTCGCCGCAGCCCCCGTCTCCTCGGAGGCCCGCGCGACGCCCGCGATGTTGCCGGTCACCTCGCCCGTGCCGGTCGCGGCCTGGGAGACGTTCCGGACGATCTCCTGGGTGGCCGCGCCCTGCTCCTCGACCGCCGAGGCGATCGAGACCGTCACGGTGCTGATCTCGCGGATCCGGCCCGTGATCGCATCGATCGCCGCCACCGCCTGATCGGTCACGCCCTGGATCTCGCCGATCTGGCCGGCGATCTCCTCGGTCGCCCGGGCGGTCTGGGAGGCGAGCACCTTCACCTCGGACGCCACCACCGCGAAGCCGCGTCCCGCCTCGCCGGCCCGGGCCGCCTCGATCGTCGCGTTGAGCGCGAGCAGGTTGGTCTGGCTGGCGATCGAGGAGATCAGGCCCACCATGTCGCCGATCCGGGCGGAGGTCTGACGCAGGGCCTGGACGAGCTGGCCGGTCTTGTCGGCCTCGCCGACCGCCGCCTGGGCGAGGCTGGCCGAGCCCTGCACCTGCCGGCCGATCTCCTGGACCGACGCGCCCAGCTCCTCGGCGGCGGCCGCCACCGTGCCGACATTGGCGGCGGCCTCCTCGGCCGCGGCCGCGACGGTGGTCGATTGCGACGCCGTCTCGGTGGCGGTGGCGGTCATCGTGCCGGCGGTGGCCTGCAGCTCGGTGGCCGACGCGGAGACCCTGCCGACGATCCCGCCGACGGCGCGCTCGAACCCGTCGGCCAGCTCCGCCATCGTCCGCCTGCGCTCGGCCGCCGCCGCCGCATCGGCCAGGCGCTTGATCTCGGCCTGCTCGGCAGCCTTCTGCGCCACCATCGCCCTGATCCCCTCGACCGCGCGGCCGACGGCACCGATCTCGTCGCCGCGCGCCGCCTCCCTGATCTCGGCATCGATCTCGCCCTGGGCCATGCGGTGGAGCACGCCGACGAGGTTGCCGAGGGGACGGGTGATGCCCGCGACGACGATGAGAAGGGCCAGGGCCATGGCAGCGAGCAGCCCGGCGGTCGCCGCGCCGACGAGCGTCGCGCCGGCTTCGGCGGAGGCCTGATCGGCCTCGGTCCTCGCCTGCTTGAGCTCCGCCTTCAGGATCTCGATCCGCGGCTGCACCGCGTCGCGAACCTTGGCCCGGATCGGCGCCGCCTCGACGAGGAGAAGCTTGGCGGCGGCATCGTTCTGGTTGGCCAGTCCCAGGACGTTGGCACGCTCGGAGATCGCGAAGAACTCGACCAGGATCCGGCGCAGGTCCTCGTTCGCGGCCTTCCGCCCCGGCGAGTCGGACAGCGCGATCAGGGTGTCGGCGCTGGCGAGCGCCGCCTTCTCGGCGGCGTCGTACCGGTCCTTGTAGCCCGCCATCTCCTGCTGGCGCGTCTCCATGGCCATGTTGCGGCTCTGGACGGCGGCCTCGTTGACGTTGAGCCGAATGCTCAGGATGCTCTCGAGACGAACCATCTGCACGTCGGCGAGACGCCCTGTCTGCTTCGCCAGATCGCCGAGATTGCTGCGGGCGTAAACGACGAGGCCGCCTGCGACCGCCGCGAGGATCATCAGAGGCAAAGCCGCCTTGAGCAGAATCCCGATCTTACCGAGGATGTTCATGGGATAGACGATCCGAAGCCGCGTGTTAGGCCTCGGAGACTCGTCGCGCTCTGGTTAACGAAGATCGTATCCCTGTCCCATAAAAACCGGGGTGAAGCATTCTAACCGTTAGGGAGTCGAGAGCAGCTCCGCGCTCCGGGACGGATCGAGGTCCGCCGCGCACTGCGCCGTGAGCATGCGGGCGCCGGCGCTGATCGTTGCGGGGGGACCGGCCCCCGACCCGCTGCCCGATTCCGCTTCTCCAGGCGGCGTGATCCGCCCGACCCCTCTCCCGCAGAGGAGGGTTCGGGCGCGGCTCGCGCCGCGCCCCCTCTCGTCGGGTCGAGCCGGCTCAGAACCGGTAGGTGAAGCTGCCCTTCACCGCGTGGTCCTCCGCCCGCGACCCGACCTGGCCCGTATACGATATGCCGAGCGCCGCCGCGGACGACACGCGCAGGTCGATCCCCGCCGAGGCGACCAGCGCGTCCCGGGTGATCGGGATCCCCGCCGTCACGAAGCGCGGGCCCGTCCCGAAGGCCAGCAGCGCCGTCGGGATCACGTCCCCGAACGCCCGCCGGTAGCCCACCAGACCGTGCAGCGACACCGGAGCGCCGAAGCCCAGATCCACCTCGGTCCGACCGCGCAGGCCCGCCGTCAGGGTCGGGATCTCCGAGGAGCGCGAGGCGCCGCTCAGCGCCGCGACGCCGCCGGTCTCGGCGAACTGGTCGCGGTTGATGCCCACATAGGCCCCGCCCACGAACGGCTCGATGTAGGACACCGACACCGGCGCATTCTTGCCCAGCAGATTCTTGCCCAGCAGGTCCTTGCCGAGCGCCCCCGCCCCGAGCGCGATCCGGTAGCCGATCTCGCCGAAGCCCTGCACCACCGAGCCGCCGTAGCGCGAGGCTTCCGTCTCCGAGACCCCGGGGAACACCACGCTGCGGCGCAGCCGCAGGCTGGTGTCGGCGTAGACCGCGCCGAGCCGCAGGGCGAACGGGCCGGCCTCATAGCCGCCATAGACGCCGCCGAACCCGCTCTCGATCGTGCCGCTCGCCGTCCGGCCGGGCGTGTCCAGGCTGGCGCCGGTGTAGCCGCCCGCCACGCCGAGCTTGATCCCGTCCTCCAGCCGCACATCCGCGCCGAGCACGAAGCCGGCGGTGTCGCGGTCGAGCGTCACCGCGTTGCCGTCGCTGCGCGCCTGGCCGACGCTGCCGAAGCCCTGGCCCCACAGCCCGAACACCCGCGGATCCAGCACCCGCACCGGCACCGGGGCGACGGGCGCGGCCCGTCCCGGCAGGTCGGCGGTGTAGGTGGCGGGCAGGCTGCCATAGTCGCGGCTGCCGTCGCCCGACCAGCGCAGGCGGTCGAGGATCGCTTCGCGCACGAAGAACGCGGTCTCGTACGAGGCCGACACCGCGCTGGCGTGGCTGTCGCCGGTGAGGGCCTGGAAGGCGGTGACGGCCTCCGGCGTGGTGAGCCCCACCGTGCGGGCATGGATGCCTGCGCCCGCGCCGGCCCCCTGGACGGCATTGGCGACCGCCGCCTGGTTGCGGGTCTGGGCGATGGTGGCGAAGGCGACGTCGTTGCGGGTGAGCGTCAGGTCGACCTCGCCGGGCTGGTAGCGGAGCGTCGGGGTGAGGAAGGCGAGGTTGGAGGCGACGCCCGCGAAGGTGCCGGTGACGCCGGCATTGGCCGAGAGGATCGTGTAGCCGGTGCGGGGGCTGTAGTTTCCGCTCGATGCCAGCACCTGGACGGTGCCGCCCTGGATCGTGGCGGATCCGGTGGCGGCGAGGCGGTCGGCCTGGCCGCTCGCATTGGCCTCGACCCGGAAGGTGGAGCCCTGGGCGAAGCTGGCGTTGCCGGCCACCGTGAGAGTGCCGATCGAGTTGCCGGGGGCGACCGTCGAGCCCGATTGCGCCACGACGCCGCCGACCGTGCCGGTGCCGCCGAGCAGGCCGCCGGCGCCGACCGTGACTTGGCCGGTGATGGTGCCGTTGGCGTAAAGCGCGCCGGTCTGGCCGACCGTGACGTCGGTGGTCAGCCGGTCGTTGGCCGCCATCTGCAGGGTGCCGGTGACGTTGCCGAAATAGCCGGCCGCCGCGTAGAGGTCGACGCGGCTCCAGTAGCTCAGCGGCGTGCCGGAGAAGGCGGCGAGCGCATTCGACTCCGTGTTGACGACGATCTGGTTGATCGTGCCGGTGGCGAGGCTGCCGTAGAGGCCGCCGGTCGGGGCGATCCGCTGCGCCGCGTTCGAGCTGCCGCCGTAGAGCGGAGCGAGCAGGATCGAGGCGTCGGGCCCGCCGGCCGGCGCGGCCTCGCGCGGGGCTTGCGCGAAGGTGAGCGTCGGCAGGCCGAAGGTCTGGCGCTGCTGGTGCAGGGCCTGGTTGGCCGCCGACGGAAGGTAGGGGTTGCTGGCGGTGTTGGCCGCGCTCGTGGCGCAAGCCGCGACGGAAGCGCCGCACTGCGCCGAGAGGTAGTCCTGCAACTGCCTCGACGCCTGCACGTAGAGGCTCGGCAGGTCGATGGCCGTGCCGGTGACGGCGGCGTTGTTGATGTAGAGCGGGTTGGTGAAGGTCTGCGCCAGATCGTAGTACGATTGCGCGCGGCCGCCGATGACATCGAGCGGGTAATGCACGCCGAGCACGATGCGGCTCTCACCATACTCGGCCGAGCGCAGGACCATGCTCTGATAGGCTTGCGGCACCGCCATCCCGATCAGCGTGCCATAGACGAAACCGTAGGTGGTATGACCGCTCGGGAAGGAGGCGTTGGTGTCGATGCCCGCGAGCGCCGTCGGATCGAAGGCCGAGATCCGCCCCGGCGCCACCTGCAAGGGGCGCGAGCTGCCATACGGATTCTGGCCGGCCTGCGTGTTGGTGACACCGTAGGCGAGGTCGTAGACGCTGTCGCGGGGATTGGGCAGGCCGTGGAAGGTCGGCAGCGAGTATCCGGCGGGCGCCACCGCCGGGACCGGCACGTAGTTCGCCGGCAAGGTGCTCGGGTTGTTGACGGCGCCGTTGGCGAAGTAGTTCTTCGCCACCGCGGAATCGGTGCCGGTCACCGCGAAGGCCGAGGACAGCAGGGTCTGCACCGCACCGAGCGGGCCGGTGCCGCCGCCGGCCGCGCCCTTGACGTAGATCGGCCCCAGCACGGAGCCCAAACCGCCGACCGGTTGCTGCGGCACGAGACCGTTGACGGCGGCTTGCGCCGGCAGGCCGCCCGCCAGGTTGGCGCCGGCGCCGTATCCGGTGAGGCCGGCGGGCGAATAGGCCGCGCCGACCGCGATCAAGAGGTTCTTGTCGCTCATCGCCAGCGCCTTGCGGGCTGCCGTCGACTGCGTGTTGAGCGCCACGGCCTGGTCGAGGTTGCCTTGCAGCGTCTGCCGGCCGGTCGCGGTGGCGTTCAGGCTCAGATACGGGCCCAGCAAGCTGATGACGTTGGCGGCCGCGGGCGTGACGTTGGCGGTCTGCGCCGAGACCGATGGGCTGCTCAGGGTGCCGGCGATGAGCGCGGCGAGCGAAACACCGTGTCGTAACTGCATGATCCATCCCCCGGGGAAACGAAGCCTCGCTTCCGCAGCGGATGGCTGACCTAAAGTCATGATATGCGCATCTTCATACTTGCGTCATCTTTGAGACGCCGATCGGTTGTAACCTTACGGCAACAGCCAGGCCCGGATCCCTGTCCGGATCTGAGGCGCAGGCCGTGACGGGCGCTCGCTCACGCCGTTTCCCTCACCCTCGCTCTTGCCGTTTCCCCAGAACCTGCTATAGGCCGCGCCTCGCGTTCGCTCCGGCCGGGGGCTGAACGGACGGTGCCGAGCTTGTTGCCCGGCATAGGGGTCCGCCCCGTCGTCCCGTGTCTCCGCCTTCGAACAACCGCTCGGGCCTTTGCAGGCTCGAAGGGCTTGGCGCCGTGCGACGCGAGGACGAACCGGCCCGACGCCCGAAACCGCTTCCCGCGTTGTCGAGCAGCGGGCCTTAGTCTCCCTGAGAAAGGCCCATCATGGCTCTCTATGAGCATGTGTTCCTGGCTCGCCAGGACGTGACCTCGCAGCAGGTCGAAACGATGGTCGAGACCTACAAGTCCGTCATCGAGCAGAATGGCGGCAAGGTCGAGAAGACCGAGATGTGGGGCGTGAAGTCTCTCGCCTACCGCATCCGCAAGAACCGCAAGGCGCATTTCACCCTCCTCAACATCGACGCTCCCCCGGCGGCCCTCGCCGAGATGGAGCGCCAGATGCGCATTTCCGAGGACGTGCTGCGCTTCATGACCGTGCGCGTCGAGGAGCTCGAGTCCGAGCCGTCCGCGATGATGCAGAAGCGCGACCGCGACGAGCGCAAGGACCGCGAGCGCGGCCGTCGCCGCGACGACGACGGCTTCGGCGGCGGCTTCGGCGGCGGTGACCGCCCCGAGCGCGGCGACCGTCCGGAGCGGGCCGAGCGCCCGGAGCGCGCTGAGCGCAACACGAACGAGGAGCAGTAAGCCATGGCTTTCGGTGCTGGTGGCGGCGGTGGCCGTCGTCCGTTCTTCCGTCGGCGCAAGACCTGCCCGTTCTCGGGCCCCAACGCCCCGAAGATCGACTACAAGGACGTGAAGCTGCTCTCGCGCTACGTCTCCGAGCGCGGCAAGATCGTCCCCTCGCGCATCACCGCGGTGTCGGCCAAGAAGCAGCGCGAGCTCGCCCAGGCGATCAAGCGCGCCCGCTTCCTGGGCTTCCTGCCCTACGTGATCCGCTAAATCCTCTGATCAACAACCCGGCGGCACCGTGCCGCCGGGTCGCTGGGGCGGCTTTCGCCGCCTCTAACCCTGCCCGAAACGGCAGCGGGACAGCGGACAGGCTTGTCATGGTTCGTCACACCGGCATCGGCGTCGTCGCCGGCCTCGCCTCGGCGCTCCTGATCGGGGTCGTCGTCCAGGCGACGCCGCTCGCGCTCGCGCTCTACCTGCTCGCCCCGCTGCCGATCCTGATCGTGGCGATGGGCTGGAGCCACCGGACCGGCCTCGTCGCCGCCGCCTCCGGCACGCTCGCCCTCGCCGTCGTCTCCTCACCTCTACGCGGCCTGGCCTTCCTGGTCTCGACCGCCCTGCCCGCCTGGTGGCTCGGCTACCTCGCGCTGCTCGGCCGTCCGAGAGCCTCGGGCGGGATGGAATGGTACCCGACCGGCCGGCTGCTGGCCTGGGTCGCCGTCACCGCGGCCGTCGCCCTCATCGCCGTGGTGATGCTGTCCTCCGGCGACCACGCCGCCTATCAGGAGCGGGTCCGCCGCCTCGCCCGGGCGATGCTGCAATTGCAGATGCAGGAGACCCCGTCCCGCGGCGCCGGGCTCGAGGAGGACGACCTCGCCCGCATCGCCGATCGGGTCGCCGGCCTCGCCCCCGCCATCATGGCGACGACCTTCACCCTGCTCTTGACCTTCTATCTCTGGGCCGGCGCCCGGGTGGTGCAGATCTCCGGCCGCTTAGCCCGACCCTGGCCGGATCTCCCCGCCACCACGCTGCCGCGCCGGGCCCTGTGGGGATTGGTCGTCGGCGCCGTGCTCGCGGTGGCGCCGGGCTATGCCGGCGCCTTCGGGGTCGCGCTGCTCGGCGCACTCGCCGCCGCCCTGGCGCTCCAGGGCCTGGCGGCGCTCCACGACCGCAGCCGGGGCAAGCCCGGCCGCACGCCGCTCTTGATCGGCCTCTACGTGCTGGTCTTCCTGACCCAAGGCCTGGCGCTGGCTGCCCTCTCCCTCTTCGGCCTCGTCGATGCCCTCACCGGGCGCCGCCGGCCGGCCCAGGCTCCTCCGGTGGCATGACCCCACCGGTGGCCTGAACCCGCGAATCCCCGGACCGCCCGAGGCGATCCGGTTCCCCGACGGCGGAACGCTCCGCCATCACCACCCGGGGCCGACGAGGCCTCACAGCAAAGGACGACGACGATGGACGTGATCCTGCTCGAGCGCGTGGCCAAGCTCGGCCAGATGGGCGAGACCGTGAAGGTGCGGCCGGGCTTCGCCCGCAACTTCCTGCTCGCCCGCGGCAAGGCCCTGCGCGCCACCGAGGCGAACAAGAAGCGCTTCGAGGACCAGCGCGCCCAGCTCGAGGCCCGCAACCTCGAGCGCCGCTCGGAGGCCGAGAAGGTCGGCGAGACGCTGAACGGCAAGAGCTTCGTGCTGATCCGCCAGGCCGGCGAGACCGGCGTGCTCTACGGCTCGGTCTCCCCGCGCGACCTCGCCGAGGTGGTGACCCAGGAGGGCTTCACCGTGAACCGCGACCAGTTCAGCATCGCGCAGCCGATCAAGACCCTCGGCCTGCACACCGTCCCGGTGGTGCTGCACCCCGAGGTCGAGGTCACCGTGACCGTCAACATCGCCCGCAGCCCCGAGGAGGCCGAGCGCCAGGCCCGCGGCGAGTCGACCACCACCCGCGAGGAGTTCAACCTCGACGATCTCGGCCTCGAGGTCGGGGCCGCCCTGGCCGAGGCCGGCCCGGACGCGGACGACCGCTGATCGCTCCACGGCTGTCCCGTTCTTCGGGATGGGATTGCCGGGACAGCGGGGACAAGCCCGCCGACCGGGCTTGACTTGTTCCCATTTTGTTCCAGCATGGCGGGGTCCGCGGCGCGAGTCGCGGGCCCCGCCTTCGTTTTGAGCGACCGCCCGCGGCCGTTCGGTCAAGGTTTGGTCAAGGACGACAGTGCGATGGTCGCCGGAGCGTTTATGATCTGACACGCGGTCGTCCCGACCCGTGCCGACCCCTTTGAGAAAGCCGGAGTCCCGCCGGATGGCCATTCCCAGCACCCTGACGGCGAATCTCGAGCCCGTGCAGCAGGAATACCGCGTCGCGCCGCACAACATCGACGCGGAGCAGGCGCTGCTCGGCGCGATCCTGGTCAACAACGACGCCTTCTACCGGGTGTCGGACTTCCTGATCCCCGAGCACTTCATGGAGGAGGTGCACCGGCGGATCTACGAGGTGTCGATCAGCCTGATCAAGGCCGGCAAGCTCGCGAGCCCGATCACGCTGAAGACCTATCTGGGCGACGCGGATCTCGGCGGCCTCACGGTCGGCCAGTACCTCGCGCGGCTCGCCGCCGAGGCGACGACGGTCATCAACGCCGAGCATTACGGCCGCACGATCTACGACCTCGCCCTGCGCCGTCGGCTCATCACCATCGGCGAGGACCTGGTCAACGGCGCCTACGAGGCCCCGGTCGAGACCTCGCCGCGCGACCAGATCGAGGCGACCGAGCGCCGGCTCTACGAGCTCGCCGAGACCGGCAAGT
Protein-coding regions in this window:
- a CDS encoding DUF2232 domain-containing protein gives rise to the protein MVRHTGIGVVAGLASALLIGVVVQATPLALALYLLAPLPILIVAMGWSHRTGLVAAASGTLALAVVSSPLRGLAFLVSTALPAWWLGYLALLGRPRASGGMEWYPTGRLLAWVAVTAAVALIAVVMLSSGDHAAYQERVRRLARAMLQLQMQETPSRGAGLEEDDLARIADRVAGLAPAIMATTFTLLLTFYLWAGARVVQISGRLARPWPDLPATTLPRRALWGLVVGAVLAVAPGYAGAFGVALLGALAAALALQGLAALHDRSRGKPGRTPLLIGLYVLVFLTQGLALAALSLFGLVDALTGRRRPAQAPPVA
- the rplI gene encoding 50S ribosomal protein L9, giving the protein MDVILLERVAKLGQMGETVKVRPGFARNFLLARGKALRATEANKKRFEDQRAQLEARNLERRSEAEKVGETLNGKSFVLIRQAGETGVLYGSVSPRDLAEVVTQEGFTVNRDQFSIAQPIKTLGLHTVPVVLHPEVEVTVTVNIARSPEEAERQARGESTTTREEFNLDDLGLEVGAALAEAGPDADDR
- a CDS encoding autotransporter domain-containing protein, giving the protein MQLRHGVSLAALIAGTLSSPSVSAQTANVTPAAANVISLLGPYLSLNATATGRQTLQGNLDQAVALNTQSTAARKALAMSDKNLLIAVGAAYSPAGLTGYGAGANLAGGLPAQAAVNGLVPQQPVGGLGSVLGPIYVKGAAGGGTGPLGAVQTLLSSAFAVTGTDSAVAKNYFANGAVNNPSTLPANYVPVPAVAPAGYSLPTFHGLPNPRDSVYDLAYGVTNTQAGQNPYGSSRPLQVAPGRISAFDPTALAGIDTNASFPSGHTTYGFVYGTLIGMAVPQAYQSMVLRSAEYGESRIVLGVHYPLDVIGGRAQSYYDLAQTFTNPLYINNAAVTGTAIDLPSLYVQASRQLQDYLSAQCGASVAACATSAANTASNPYLPSAANQALHQQRQTFGLPTLTFAQAPREAAPAGGPDASILLAPLYGGSSNAAQRIAPTGGLYGSLATGTINQIVVNTESNALAAFSGTPLSYWSRVDLYAAAGYFGNVTGTLQMAANDRLTTDVTVGQTGALYANGTITGQVTVGAGGLLGGTGTVGGVVAQSGSTVAPGNSIGTLTVAGNASFAQGSTFRVEANASGQADRLAATGSATIQGGTVQVLASSGNYSPRTGYTILSANAGVTGTFAGVASNLAFLTPTLRYQPGEVDLTLTRNDVAFATIAQTRNQAAVANAVQGAGAGAGIHARTVGLTTPEAVTAFQALTGDSHASAVSASYETAFFVREAILDRLRWSGDGSRDYGSLPATYTADLPGRAAPVAPVPVRVLDPRVFGLWGQGFGSVGQARSDGNAVTLDRDTAGFVLGADVRLEDGIKLGVAGGYTGASLDTPGRTASGTIESGFGGVYGGYEAGPFALRLGAVYADTSLRLRRSVVFPGVSETEASRYGGSVVQGFGEIGYRIALGAGALGKDLLGKNLLGKNAPVSVSYIEPFVGGAYVGINRDQFAETGGVAALSGASRSSEIPTLTAGLRGRTEVDLGFGAPVSLHGLVGYRRAFGDVIPTALLAFGTGPRFVTAGIPITRDALVASAGIDLRVSSAAALGISYTGQVGSRAEDHAVKGSFTYRF
- the rpsF gene encoding 30S ribosomal protein S6 → MALYEHVFLARQDVTSQQVETMVETYKSVIEQNGGKVEKTEMWGVKSLAYRIRKNRKAHFTLLNIDAPPAALAEMERQMRISEDVLRFMTVRVEELESEPSAMMQKRDRDERKDRERGRRRDDDGFGGGFGGGDRPERGDRPERAERPERAERNTNEEQ
- the rpsR gene encoding 30S ribosomal protein S18, translating into MAFGAGGGGGRRPFFRRRKTCPFSGPNAPKIDYKDVKLLSRYVSERGKIVPSRITAVSAKKQRELAQAIKRARFLGFLPYVIR